The following coding sequences lie in one Kwoniella dendrophila CBS 6074 chromosome 10, complete sequence genomic window:
- a CDS encoding Fe-S cluster assembly protein DRE2, producing MTAVNGFATASSSSSSTSTTTQVVVGSMERIQEYQNVLTELKNQGGNVQGEMVDRILDNATTLPSPPLTMHLILPLPLPTNLLSSIPPSTQLFIHIPFSHNETDLTSLHSSLATNQFTPLLPTPSSNIITYTSPSASSSSSVPLPKSVVSLSNGSGSAKPLSLKRSGDKARKAALWALDSPLLPDGGKSLLTPEDKQRPECIFPEFDGKKVKRRRACKDCTCGLKELEEEEENQTQLAIKEAQKSFFLEGDDDIPDILKNATVGVEGIWPTEKRAEAKKTSSCGSCYLGDAFRCSSCPYLGLPPFKPGEQVKLSIADDF from the exons ATGACCGCCGTTAACGGTTTTGCCAccgcttcttcatcttcttcctccaccTCAACCACTACTCAAGTGGTAGTCGGTTCCATGGAGAGGAtacaagaatatcaaaatgtTTTGACAGAACTAAAGAATCAAGGGGGAAATGTTCAAGGAGAGATGGTTGATCGTATTTTAGACAATG CCACAACCCTACCTTCCCCACCTTTAACCATGCATCTCATCTTACCTCTGCCTCTACCCACAAACTTGTTATCCAGTATACCGCCTTCTACTCAACTATTCATACACATACCATTTTCACATAATGAAACAGATTTAACTTCATTACACTCCTCTCTTGCTACAAATCAATTTacacctttattacctacaccatcatcaaacatcatCACATATAcctcaccttcagcatcatcatcttcttcagttcCATTACCTAAGTCAGTCgtatctttatcaaatggtTCAGGTTCTGcaaaaccattatcattgaagagatcaggtgataaagctaGAAAAGCAGCATTATGGGCATtagattcacctttattacctgatggaggtaaatctttattaACACCAGAAGATAAACAAAGACCTGAATGTATATTtcctgaatttgatggtaaaaaagttaaacGTAGAAGAGCATGTAAAGATTGTACATGTGgattaaaagaattagaagaagaagaagaaaatcaaactcaattagctataaaagaagctcaaaaatctttcttcttagaaggtgatgatgatattccaGATATATTAAAAAATGCTACTGTTGGTGTAGAAGGTATTTGGCCAACTGAAAAAAGagcagaagctaaaaaaacAAGTTCTTGTGGTTCTTGTTATTTAGGTGATGCTTTTAGATGTTCAAGTTGTCCTTATTTAG GTCTACCACCATTCAAACCAGGAGAACAAGTCAAACTCTCAATCGCAGACGACTTTTAA